The sequence below is a genomic window from Nicotiana tomentosiformis chromosome 6, ASM39032v3, whole genome shotgun sequence.
agctctactgctttaggaagctccctaggagttccaatgatatttaaatcatcaacatacacggtgattataacaaatttagatccagatctttttataaagacacaagaacaaattaaatcattcttgtacccttctttcaacaggtactcactcaggcgattataccacatgcgccctgattgtttcaatccatataaggatttttgaagctttatttaataaatttcttgaaaaccttaatatgcttcaaaacaatttaaatccttcaatgatttccattatacgcatatcacgtttttcttgtattgccagattaaaacctgaaatggcgatatccaccacaggagaacatgtctctatataatcaatgccaggatatttacaaatcttcttgtgacacaagtcgtctttatgtctatcgacttgaacTTTTTTTTTcacacaagaacacatttatacctccactgactttatactttcaggtgttgggactatcagtccaacttcatatttttcatgtgaaatcaattttcattgcgtatttttcatttggccaatcatttatctgtccaaattttatggcagatttgagctcaagatcctcgtcaatattaataatattgagcgctacattatattaacaatatcgccgatgatcattttatatcggttctactattacccaataaagacataacttattgagatctctttatcttattattttcaggtacctgagcctctcccatgaggtcttatgaagtgttatgtcgtggtgctcttctagagcacttgcctccttattatgaccatcttgaaaatttgctcatctccttcttcaaggagttttatctttggaaccgattagtctattatgctttatacatgccatggactctattcattatgaactttattttatttggagcattagcagctgaatatgacatttagctttgggtcagcaaatacacCTGACAAtaatttgcaaatgaattatcacttgaacttcaagttcacattttctcgtacgaggatctcgatgtactcataataattcattacatgcattacttttttagATGCCCATTTTCTctccctattgttgggatcaccaacacatatccctatccttatttggggatccatctttgtgcattgtggtggagcaattaaatcatatagcacattcatatttctagatgaaaattatttggttcctgaccctgaaccgattgtgatagggagaacttatcataacttggctagatgcgtacaagtgctgttgtatattaaataatacatcacataccaaattttattttggcaattttgttctcataatcaatggtttagatataattggaggcatacaatttttgctaaaccaacttggatttaaaccagtattatcaagataaattatcataatttatattgtggaactgtgctctaataatttgagcaatcaatcttgcaaaatccaaactacaagttgataataaatgcacatgtgaccatagaatagatacatctattaaaatcatataatagtaaacggtccacatggaaggtgactgggcccatatatttatcaccttttattcgttccagaaatcaagagattcaatcccaaccttaactggtatatcatgagaataagcaacacaagagaattcttgaagaatcttatatttcttcaatatataccaatgtaattctcaattaatttttttcgcatcataattgaaacGAGATGGTCAACCgatcatgccaactaatatttatttcagtaaacctctagtttacttgtggcttgtgattgcatcatcatgcttatacttgtgtagtacaaatagaagaaaagtcaggtaacctttcatatttacccggtatgattatagtaatataaagatattcaatcttcttttcatttatagtctcaatatgccaaccactttggctaatatatttgcaaatcaaaatatttcttttgagacgtactacaatattaatgtcatgaacaattttattcatccgggtagtaacaaattagttctttcagagctcttaactgcttttgtactatAAGATCTTTTGTcgcaccatccatataatgaatgtctccttcacaaagtgtaacgacccggccggtcgtttcgagaattataaccccattttccctatttctacttctttttgtgttattcaactatattatgttatatcataTTTTTTGgctcgggtccggaaggaactcggagtgaaattagacacttagtctcacaattgaaaattttaagttagaaaagtggaccggatatggacctatgtgtaaacgacctcggatttgaattttgatgaatccaatagctctgtatggtgattgtGGGCTTAGGAGAgtatccggaatattatttggaagtccgtagaggaattaagcttgaaataccgaaagttttatttttgagaagtttgactgtgggattgactttttgatatcggggtcggaatggaattctggaagttggagtaggttcgtagtgtcatttgtgacgtgtgtgcaaattttgaggtcattcggacgtggtttggttggttttggcatcggttgccgaatttagaaatttagaagttcttaggcttgaatccgagggtaatttggtgtttggatattgttttgagtgattcgaaggttcgactaagtttgtatgttgatatatgacttgttggtatttttggttgaggtcccgagggcctcgggttgattccgggtggttaacggatttgttgaagttggaaattgcagctggagttgctgcttctgctatttccgcacctgcggaagaaagggacACAgatgcgaggccgctggtgtgtGTGGGGAGTGCGCatgtgcgggcaatgctgggccaaggctgggaacgcaggtgcgaagaattggccgcatctgcgagcccgcaggtgcgaagccttgagcgcagatgcggagaggaggagtttggaccggtttcgcagatgcgcacctgggaccgcaaatgcgagtccgcaggtgcgaggaaggagtccgcaggtgcggtcgcgcgggtgcgagaaaatggccgcaggtgcgaaaaacctgggcagaaaccataaatagaacctttcgcgaatttggttcatttccaccatttctattcggtttttggagcttttgggagagatttgaagagggaatcaagggggtttcgttgaggtaagttacttgagccctaatacttgtatatatggtaatttttcattgtttaatcatggtaattagtgaaaatgaggggttagggcttgaaaattctggaaaagtaatttaaggatttgaaggaccaaacgacgtcggtttttgatgaatttggtatggttagactcgtgagtgaatgagctttctagttttgtaaattttgtcggatttcaagacgtgggccccacaagcgatttttgagccaatttcgggttttggtctaatcttgaagcttttcttgtggaattcattccattagcgtatattgatgatattatactgattgtgaatagattttgagcatttggaggccgagtccagaggcaagagcattgcggggtagagatttgaccgatttgaggtaagtaacgcttgtaaatctagtcctgagggtatgaaaccccggatttcgtatcattctactattttgaagtgacgcacatactaggtgacgagcatgtgggcgtgcactgttggaaatttgtgacttggtccgtcccgtagcaactgtaaagttgcatactttgttgaaaccatttgatacttatatattttagaaagaatttctgtaaattgggctgaatgccatgtttgggccttgtgccaatgctgtttggacccttaggggctgtttcttaccatcctctcactgtttttgaataaaaatctatactcagtcatgtttatacttgtttaccgcataactcagttttatgactctattttgatgcatataaatattttgggccgaatgctctgttttactgaaatgcccgagtggcttgatttgtgaggatgagtgtggatcagggctgcccgcctgcagcttactttatgattgagtgaggtcgagggcctgatttgtgaggatgagtgtagatcggggctgcccgcatgcatcatactttattattatcgcacgtgagttgtccgtgcagattatagcgcttgggctgaatgagcccctccggagtccgtacacaccccccagtgagcgcaagtacctactgagtgcgagtgccaagtgccgagtgctgagtgactgggaggcatgagtgattgtgaggtatgcccgagtggcaagagtgattgtgaggtatgcccgagtggcaagagtgattgtgaggtatacccgagtggcacgagtgactgtgaggtttgcccgaggggctgtatatgagtgatgtttttcccgaggggctgtttatgatttcatcattttttctcacctttgcattgagcctttgtttgaaaaactgttggaaaaatatctttaaaatgatttttactggaactgggtttaaacgagatgtttgattcaaatcctgatttttaagagcatgtggtattttactgagattttctgatatgaacgttatatgctttattgctcgtcactactgctcaatctttatttattgttgttacttaatgagttggcatactcacgttactccctgcaccttgtgtgcagatccaggtgtagttggatacggtagcggttattgagcattctggttgcagattttcccgaggatagcaaggtagctgcctggcgatcgcagccctgctcttctccctcttatcttcctctacttatatttagctattttccaggctgagttagccttgatattgaaagaaagattgtagtagatgctcatgactagtgacaccccgatgtcgggcttttcttttccgcacttctatttttctttgatttgaactctttaaatggaggttttatgttaaataaccttggaattatcttaaaaataaaaatattggtttgttttggaaatgagtcggcttgcctagttccacgatagacgccatcacgacaggggttagttttgggtcgtgacacaaagagaatcatatcataataattgtcatgttcaaaatcatcacaagcaaaataatttcttgctttaattttgcttttaataactttcataaggcatgacaaaatatttttggcgtatcacatgcatgcgaccaattatatattcatgtaactacacaataatattcattatctttctttgtctcaaacctcccttagaggtgagttgtagtatttatccaactatgcacaagtacattattatgcataatctttatcatatatatattttcacattcactttcaggaatgagtatgcaatctcaatgtttatcacaagtcacattctctttaaagaatttctcccttttataattaccatagtgataactattattaatttggcctttcgcacgcccacattcattggtcaatcacttgtctttatttagacttatcatgcactgctatcacatttaCTTCAAGAAtagagcaaatcaagtgggacaaacTTCATGTttttttcatgaaaattacattattttttttagttattattattatccatATGGTGTATTAGaactcaaacccaatgccttacccatataaagacatgctaggccataatgcgttggaacttgaatccaacgtcttttcatcaacatagtgcgttgggacttgaacccatcgtcttaccctcaatctttggcataataggccaaaattcactaggactcgcactcgagcctttaaaatattattacttcataattataggcataagtaaattaactttcaagaagacatatataactatttcaatcttaaaacagttcctctgcaacaaaaatgctagttaggatatatgccaattttgctttcaatgaaatacatcatgttatggtaaaaatattattactaaattaccttaataattatctatcatagtatgtaaaaggtcagaacatatatatacgttggaatattatatttgtcctataagagatgtagcaaataaagacataccttcccagttctttatttcactagatacaattgaaaaaaatatttttactaaatactgtacataaagttaatgcaaagatatgaaagtatgaatgagtttagatgaatgtaaaacttatctttgtattattatccaagacatttttcattgtacttgatctcattatctacttataatttacatagtcttgacgtagaagatcataaaatgagcaattcgtgctgataatgtgttataaaataaaagcaacttagtaaaacatgaacaagacatgttgttatgaaataaaagcaatttagtaaaacatgaaaaagaaatggagatagagagaagaaagagattttcttcttcaattgtatgtattttcctatctattacaaggcctttatataagcatgaaaagtgaagaaaaatatgtcattaagcatagaaatatgtcattaaatatttgaaaagatcatagaggaagagtagacatccaccataatttaatttttcttataacataaATGACAATTTTAGGTACTTTTGTTTTGTACACTTTAATTAGACCATTTAAATATCCTCTCTGTCACGTGGTATAAAGTATAATAAGGTATTCTTCTCTGTCTTGCTTGACTAATTCGTACACAAAAGACTTTGTCTTGGATTATCCAGCTAAGTGCCTAATGAATGAATAAATTATATTTCTTCCAATTAATCTGATAAAACAGCCATGCAGCAATTCTAGTAAAATATTCTAATGATATGTTTTCCAGAACTTTTTGCCACCTAAGTTTGCTATCTATGCTATGTTGGATTAGCATAATGAACAAGAGCTATTTCTAACGCGCAAATCTGACAAAACTGTCTTATCAAATTATAGCACGTTTGGCTAGGTACAAAAATCAGATTATTTTGACACGTGCTTTttcttcaaaagtatttttttaaaagtatttttgatAAGAAACTGTTTATATTTGGctaatttatttgaaaaatatttttaagtatcAATTgatgtttgaccaagtttttaaaaaaactgttttaagtgtatttttcttacaaaaacttttcaaaaagtgtTTTGGAGAGAAATTACATTTTTTCGTTTCTCCAAACTACTGCTTCttttcaaaagcatttttttttctacaagcttggccaaacacttcaactttgaaaaataatacttttttttttgaaaaaaaattacttttaacttggaaaagcttgaccaaacagaCTATTAATTTTGTATGTCTTCCCAAATTGTTAGACATATTAAATTAATGTACACTGTTAGAGTAAAATATTTTTTACGTTGTGTAATCTTAATCTATGGTAGCAAGTTAGTTAAGTACCATAAGGTTACCATGTAAATGTTTATCATATAATTTATCTAAAAAATTTCGTAATCTGTGCCGTGATTATAACATAAACTCTTATTTGATTGTAATTAACCAAGAATTTAatcattattttaaaattatttttaaaaagggGCAGAGAATAAATATAATCCTTATCCCGTGCTAATGACCTAGATAGTTCATTGAATTACATGAAATTTATAATATCAAATACTTAGTAGAATATATTATTTCTTAAAATTTAGTTAGAAAGTGGAGTAATAAATCGATAGACCTAATCCTTCAGTGcagaactctttttttttttttgactaaACCAGAAACCCCCGCGTAAGCTGAGGAGGTGACGTCATTAATTATCTCACCATTAGTTTCTCCACCGAGCCATGTATATAACATATGGGGGATACCGACTCTCTTTACGCTCATTTGGACTTAAGAGCTTGAAATTCAAATTTCCCACACGCTTCGAGCCTTTGAACCATATTACGACATTTGACAAAGGTCAAACCATAGCCTCCATATATATATGCACACAATTTTTAGCCATTTTCCCTCCAATGGTCTCTTCGATTAGCATCTCATTCTTGATCACCTGGGACGTCCACTATAAACAACATTTTACCCTTTTAACTAAGCATCTATGGAGGGTCCGAGTCAGAGTCAGAATCAGAATCAGAGGAACGAACCAATTAAGTACAAAGGAGTGCGGTTGAGGAAGTGGGGAAAATGGGTTTCTGAAGTGAGGTTGCCTAATAGCAGGGAGAGAATATGGTTGGGTTCATATGATACGGCTGAGAAGGCGGCCAGAGCTTTTGATACGGCCCAGTTTTGTCTACGTGGCCCTAATGCCAAATTTAATTTTCCCGAGAATCCGCCTGATATTCCCGGCGGACAGAGGCTTTCGCCGGCGGAGATACAGGTTGTTGCGGCGCAGTTTGCGAATGAATACGTGTACCCACAGACTGCAACACAGGAAACACCACCATCACATGTTCAAAATACGCACGTGTTGAAAATGGAGAATGAGGAGACGTCGCAATCGTCAACTTGTAATCATGATTTGATGGGCCAAATGGACAACACTACTACTATTACTACTGCTGCGGATTGGTCCTTTTTAGATATGTTGGAGAATTATCCTAATAATGCTGCTGCTCCACCACCACATATTTCTTCTCTTCCTCCTGCAGCAGCACCTCCTTCACCAGCTGTTGGGACAAATAATTTTGATTTTGGATATTACCCTGGACTGGAAACTTTGTCAAGTAACCTTTACTCACCACTACATTTTCCAACAAGAACAACAACTGGCAATGGAGATGAACATGTGTACCAGGACAGTGGCAATGGAGATGAACATTTTTCTCAGCATTCCTACCTCTGGAATTTTTAACTAAAAATAAGTCCTACTAATcctatactagtacttggttatCCAGCAGCTAGCTAGCTCGGCCAATGTACGTAATGATCTTTTCCGGTTTTATTATACTACCTTTTTGCCGGAAAGTATATATGTTTCCTTGCCTTCGCTAGAAATGAACAGAGTTCAGACATCACTATCTTAGTTAAAGAAATAAGTATCTTTTTAGCGAGCTAGCTAGCTAGGGATAATTTTACATATAAAGGAAAAAAATTCTTCATGTGGTATTAATCACCATGTCATTTTAAGCAAGTTTCAAATATTCGCAGGTGTCAACTGATAACTCATTGGTGGCCAAAGCATAACTAAATGGAGCACTTATGTTGTCTCTTTGGCTAAAGTATTTTCTCTTTCTATGTGGCGTTTGTAGACTATGGATTACTTCTATTTCTATAGACTTGCAATATAATTTATTCTCTCTTCGTTTCCTGGTATTTATTGGTACAACAGATGCTTTTCAAGTTGTTAtatattattactactattatagAAGCGGCTAAGAGAGGAGCTTCGGGTCGTTCAGGGAGCTTTTTGGTAAATTCCATGCTTTTCACTTGCTCGGCTGAGTTTTAGTGTAAGTTAAAATTATGTTCTCAATATGCGTAAGAGTGTTGTACAGTGCGTAGTAAAAGTTGGACTCTTTTGCTTAGTCAATAGAAATATCAAAAGTTTCTCCATTTAATCCCACTTGATCAGTTGGATATCTTTTCGTAAATCATGTTTACTCTTTGTCAGGGACCACGTGTAGAAAAGCCACACCACTGATAGATATGAGTGTTTAAGAAAGAGCTTCTTGTTAGTTTAATTtcttataagaaaaatcaaattatggttgatgtctacTTTtcttccatgatcttctcaaatacttaatgacatatttaatgacatatttctatgcttaatgacatattcaatgacatatttttcttcactttttatgcctatataaaggtcttgtaatagataggaaaatatacacaattgaagaagaaaatctcttccttctctctatctccatttcttgttcatgttttactaaattacttttatttcataacaacatgtcttgttcatgttttactaagttgcttttattttataacacattaTCAGCACGATTTGCTATTTTATCTACACTTCCTACCAGAGAAAACAGAATTGTAGACTTAGCTTCGTTGAGGTCTTGACTTTTGTTAGTGTGTTATATAGAGTTCATCCTTCAATAGTTTCCATGTTTTGGGACTTTTCTTATACCATACTTATATGGCCATCAAACAGTAAGAATTGCCCTCTACGATCATTCTAAGCGTACAAACAAGGTATGCACATTTCTAATAAATAAGTCAGATGAGGTATGTACACCTAGTATAAATTATAATTATGGTTTATAATTAGTATGCTCCTTCTGTCACGTTCTCACCTTTAACTCCCGTTTTAGTTACTTGGTGATACATGATAGTGGAAAGATCAACATACCAAGTAATTTTTCTAGAATTAATACTTTCCAGTTGGACAATATTAGTTGATTGACTAGCTATATTTACTACAAAATCATGCTTGTGttttaaaactaattcataaaaGTGTGTTAGGTTGTCACTTACATGATGATATCCTCGTAATAATTTAaatgtattttctataattttgtaTAGTTTAGATAAATTGATCCTCTCTAAAAGGTTTTGTTAAGTTAGGCacctatttaacataaaaactatAGGTTTCATTGTTTGGGTGGTTTCTTTGCAGAAAGTATTGGATTACTTTATTTCACCAAACTTATTAAACACATCGATCAAAATGCAACACATGTAATTTGGTTTCTATTTGAGCTAATGTCATCTCACGGAATTATTCATATGGTAATTAAATACATGTGCTTCACACTTGTAatatgaggttgtatttattcttTCATCAACTAATTTTATAGGTTTCTTTTAGTATGCGAAATATTTGAGCATATCATATGTACGCAAcccattcatactttcatatctttgcattaactttatgtgcagtgtttagtaaaaatatttttttcaattgtatctagtgaaataaagaactgaaaaggcatgtctttatttgctacatctcttatatgacaaagataatattccaacgtatatatatgttctgaccttttacatactatgatagataattattaaggcaatttagtaataatatttttaccataacatgatgtatttcattgaaagcaaaattggcatatatcctaactagtatttttgttgcagaggaactgtttcaagattgaaatagttatatatgtcttcttgaaagttaatttacttatgcctataattatgaagtaataatattttaaaggctcgagtgcgagtcctagtgaattatggcctattatgccaaagattgagggtaagacgatgggttcaagtctcaacgcactatgttgatgaaaagacgttggattcaagttccaacgcactatggcctagcatgcctttatatgggtaagacattgggtttgagtcctaatttaccatattgataataataataactaaaaaaataataatgtaattttcatgaaaaagcatgaagcttgttccacttgatttgctctatttttgaagtgaatgtgatagcagtgcatgataagtctaaataaagacaagtggttgaccaatgaatgtgggcgtgcgaaaggccaaaataataatagttatcactatggtaattataaaaagggagaaattctttgaagagaatatGACTTGTAataaacattgagattgcatactcattcctgaaagtgaatgtgaaaaaatatatatatatatatatatatatatgataaagattatgcataataatgtatttgtacatagttggataaatactacaactcacctctaagggaggtttgatacaaagaaagataatgaatattattgtgtagttacatgaatatatcattggtcgcatgcatGTGATGcgccaaaaatattttatcatgccttatgaaagttattaaaagcaaaattaaagcaaaaaattattttgcttgtgatgattttgaacatgacaattattatgatatgattctctttgtgaaggagacattcattatatggatggtgtgacaaaagatcttgtagtacaaaagcagttaagagctctgaaagaactaatttgttactatccggatgaataaaattgttcatgacattaatattgtaataagtctcaaaagaaatattttgatttacaaatatattagccaaagtggttggcatattgagactataaatgaaaagaagattgaatatctttatattactattatCATactgggtaaatatgaaaggttacctgacttttcttctatttgtattacacaagtataagcatgatgatgcattcacaagccacaagtaaactagaggtttacttaaataaatattagttggcatgaccggttgattatctcggttcaattatgatgcgaataaataaataaattgagaattacattggcatatattgaagaaatataagattcttcaagaattctctagtGCTGCTTATtttcatgatataccagttaaggttgggattaaatcccttgatttctggaacgaataaaaggtgattatatgggcccagtcaccttctatgtggaccgtttactattatatgattttaatagatgcatctattctatggtcacatgtgcatttgttatcaacttgtagtttggcttttgcaagattgattgctcaaattattagaacacagttccagaatataaattatgatgatttatcttgataatactggtttaaatccaagttggtttagcagaaattgtatgcctccaattagatctaaaccattggttatgaaaataaaattgccaaaataaaatttggcatgtgatgtattatttaatatacaacagcacttgtacgcatctagccaagttatgataagttctccctattacaatcggttcagggtgaggaaccaaataatttccatctagaaatatgaatgtgctatatgatttaattgttccaccacaatgcacaaagattaATCCTCAAATAagactagggatatgtgttggtgatcccaataaTAGGGAAaaaaaatgggcagctgaaaaaaaataatgcatgtaatgaattattatgagtacatcgagatcctcgtgcgagaaaatgtgaacttgaagttcaagtgataattcatttgcaaaatattgtcaGGTGTATTTgttgacccaaagctaaatgtcatattcagctgctaatgctccaaataaaataaagttcataatgaatagagtccatggcatgcataaagcataatagactatTCGGTTCCAAAGCTAAAAATCCTTAAAGAatgagaggagcaaatgttcaagatggtcataataaagaggcaagtgctctagaagagcaccacgacataatacttcataagacctcatgggagaggctcaggtacctgaaaataataagataaagagatctcaata
It includes:
- the LOC104108121 gene encoding ethylene-responsive transcription factor ERF017-like, which translates into the protein MEGPSQSQNQNQRNEPIKYKGVRLRKWGKWVSEVRLPNSRERIWLGSYDTAEKAARAFDTAQFCLRGPNAKFNFPENPPDIPGGQRLSPAEIQVVAAQFANEYVYPQTATQETPPSHVQNTHVLKMENEETSQSSTCNHDLMGQMDNTTTITTAADWSFLDMLENYPNNAAAPPPHISSLPPAAAPPSPAVGTNNFDFGYYPGLETLSSNLYSPLHFPTRTTTGNGDEHVYQDSGNGDEHFSQHSYLWNF